GCACGGCCCCCCCGACTcgttcaaaaacaaacaaaacaaaaacaaaaatcacccaTTAATACTGCGATGACGAGAGTCGTGTCCTTTTGGTAAAAATAATCCCTGATTTAAAATCAGGAGATGAaggtgcaattttttttttttccacagctgaAAAAATTCTTAAGGGCGCCACATCGTGTTGAGATGAGAGTGCAAATTTAAAGAAGCCGATGTCTGATAAGTTTCTGTTGATTTTTCTCGATGTTTCAGAGCCTAAAGGGATAGTTCGGGCTTTTAGAAGTCCGTGTGTTACATACAGTTCCATTAGAGTCTGCTCTTTAAGGGAAGGAGGCTGGaaaatcagattattattattattattatattttctcaACATATCTTAACGTGCATAATCGCAGACAGCTCACAAAGTTACTCTGCTGCAGATCAGCTGTTAGGGATCATAGTTGATTTAAtcagtttaatgttttttttttttttttaactcagcttctcaaatgtgactaatatctggtttctttgctccaaacaacaaataaatcatcatataACATCATGacttcatgacatcatcataaCTTAGagatttgggaaacattttAGGACATTTCATGGACGAGGGAGTGAATCAAATCATCTACAGACTCACTGACTGGGAAGAACAGTTATTGCAGCCATGTCATATCAATGTCCTGTTTACAACACACTGACCTCATACAACACCCCCAACaaaaactatccctttaaatatGATCAAATCAGCATATTATGAAATGTTATGGGGGAGGAAAATTAGGAAAACGTCAATATTACTTTGAATACAGTAAATTATTGTGCAATTTTTTTTCACTCTAGGAAGATCCGCActtttacattcaaatgttACGTAGACAAAAGTTAATTTTCACCGTTAAACACGTTAAAATATTCCGGCAGGCTGTTTTATTCCCGTCTGCCACCGGGAGGAGTAGAAGGGACCATTGCTCAGGTTTGTgctctcttttaaaaaaacaaaaaaacacaacatctctAGTGCTATCTGTACAACattcaacaacacatttcaattgatttttttttttttactctgtttttaaCCGTAAAgccaaaaacaataataataataattatcatcattataagAAGAGCATTTTTCCATCTCGACGGCATCgaacaaacaccacaaaaaaaaactgaaataaaagtctaataataataataacaacaacaacaataacaataataaaggcCTCAATACCAGATAGTACGCGTCACCTTCAAGTGGTGCTAGAGAAGATCGACAAGTTTTTACGGACGAGCGAGGGACAAGGAGGGAGGAGCAAGCAAGAGAGCGAGGAAATGAGGGAAGAAGAGAGGACGGGTGGATGAttgagtttattttaaagttgctACAAACTTTAGTGTCACGTTGGACGTGTTTTGGCACCTCATAAGATTAAATATTAGTTAGTCTTGGACTTTGGGCTTTGGTTTACAGAGGGTCAGTGTGAAGACCAAAAAGTGGTCCAACCCTACGTCAATAAGGATTAATATATTTTCTTATTCGTCTAAAGGTTAGGTAGTCATTTCTGTCAAAAAGGTCTAGCCACGCTAGGTTGTAAATTAGGCCTAGTGAACTTGTTTAAGGCCGAATCTGGCctggagggaaggagggaagggaggaaggaTGGAAGAGTCGGGAGGTGAAAGATCGCGAAAATGTGCCGAGGTGATGAAGGAAAAGAATGGATGAAGAGAGGAGGGATGAGAGAGAGTGTTGACGTGTGCTAAGTGCTTTTGGTGAGTTTTTACAAAATACACCAGGAAGTGCTTGAGACAGAAGGCACGGTGGCGTTGACAGTAGTTGTTACGGAGACACCACTAAGGGACTTTCACTACAGAACTCATAAGGTGCTCTAAGAGGAGACGGAACTTAAACACATCAACAATGCACATGAAATTGTGGTTTTAGTCGAAAGATGTCCCATTGAAAAGTAGTCATGAGTAGATGCCACCCCACAGGTatcattttcaaaatttacGCTGGGGTGTCACCTACGAGTTGACCACGTTTGGAAGTTTGGAAAACATCAAAGCAAACGTATCTCGGCCTAATTTAAATGGTTTAATGGGTTTAAATGGGGTTAAATTCTGGTTCTTTACAGATCAGACTCGACCCTAACCCAACGGGGAACACCAAAAGTGTGGACTCAGAATTCAGCAACTGTATCCACTcacatgctctgtgtgtggaggATAACATGAATTCTTAAAGCAATAtgttgaaaaacacaacatttatgcTTTTAGAAAGAGGTCAGAACAGACCAAACACTGGACATAGGCTAGGTAATGATAATAAATTGccgttttttttaatttatcatcACAGCAAAATAATTGATCTCCTTAAAGACCAGCTCGGTGGTCCGATATTCGATGCACTGTCCAGACAGACTTTTGCTAATCGATGGGGCTAATTCTACTGAAACCACAACTTTACACGTTCAAAAAGAACCAAACAAACGAACAAAAAGTGACGACTTCCGTTGAACAAAATGTTTGGTCTATcgataaaatcaaaataaagacaACTACTTTGGGAACTCAAACCTTGCACAGTGCTCTGTAATGTAGACATTCCAACTAGTCTTAGCTCAGGAACATTATAATCAATATTACCTATATTGATAACCTTTTCTGTAAGAatcttgaaatgaaaataaacacacacatttttttttttcttcttgtctttaCAAAAGCTACACTATCTACTGGGATGTCTATGCATTTgttagtgttttaattattactCCTAccattgtcttttcttttcttattaaaacaaaaaaagaagaagagagggaatCTACTCATCTAAAAGACACTGTACCCAGAGAGTACGGTCTGTTTCTCAGGTTTAGTCCTGTTTGGCAGGCATTTCATTCTCTACCTTGTCTCTTCTCTCctattgaagaaaaaaaaaataattcaaattgtTTTCTTGACACAGTTGCAAAGTCGCAGtctctttaaaaacaatgtgtcaGTTGATTGTGTTCTGGGGCTCGAGCGACGTCCCTACAGCCCTCAAACCGACTCCCGCTTTTTGtggtttagtttttctttgacGCGCAGCTACGCCGACCTCAAGTTGTCTTGGCAACTCTAACCCACATCCAGCACCATTGTAAACACTACATTTTTAACTATGAcccacaccttttttttttttttaaatctgctgGGCCTTTGACCTCTTTCATTGCATTGTACATCTTGTATATCACctactcttttatttattatttttttgttcttttcaaaTCGAGccacaaacagctgctgtctGCGTCAGGACATCACGCTGCCGTGTGGCATTTCTTTTACGTCACTATTCACAACAATCTAGAACCACTTTTTAacaaatatactgtacttaaatTGTTTTAAACTTGTATATtcagataaaacaaaatgaccTATCGTGagctgaggaaaaacagagactCTCTTGATAACATACAGTACGTGAACAGGCACTAACTGAAAAGgaagccaaaaaaaataataacttctTTCGGTTTTTCTTGAGGACAATCATCTAGGAACACTTTTCAGACAAACAAGGCAGTGATATACAGTTGAAAGAAAGCACACAGCCTGCAACAGTTACCTCACGCCTTAAATTAATACCAAATAGCTTAGCTGAGGTTCACAGCTTGAAACGCCAGATCCTCCACATCTTTACACATTGAGGAGGAACTTGAAGCTTAAGGTTTTCAAACTGTTCAGCGGTCAGTCAGGAGAGCGTCTCTTCACAGTCAACTTCATAAGTATGACTATAGTATTCTGCCATGAACAGTCCTTTATAATTGTGAAATGAATGCATTGCAGTGCATTCTGGAATGATGCAGGCTCTGCCCGAGGTTTTCTGCTTTTACTTTTCAAACAGGAGGtcagccttaaaaaaaaaaaaaaatcatctgacagaaaagggaaaaaaaagtggtctAGAAATCCTGAAAAGATGCAGCCATGCTCTTGTTTTTACAGGACATCTACCATATGTTGAGGTGGACCACACTGTCAAGACTGAAGACAAATCATTTTGGAGGGAATGTAACAGCTGTGATCCTTCCATCTTTTCCTAAATTCCCTGCAACTTCTTtagaaataaaagcataaagGGGGGAATTCTTCATTTGACTTAAAAGCCCCTTTCTTTCTGCAAAGCCTCCTGCTGATACTTCAGTTATATTTCAGTTATATTTAACCTCCTCGATTCAGTCATCCGAAATCCCGTTCAaattctttcctcctcttccatcaTGTGGTTGGAGCTAAGGATTGGTGAAAGAGCAAGGGACATCCTCAGATCCTGATCTTGTGAATCTTCCAAACTGCTGTTTTCCAAATGTTCTTCCAGTTCCTCTTCTTGgtcttcctcatcctcttcctcctcctcctcatcctcgtccTCTAACTTCTCATTCAGCCCCAGACTGTCCATTACATTCTTGGATGCTGAGGCCATGTTGTAGTCTGGGAGGTCAAGACTATGATCCAGATGTTCTGTTTTATCCTCAGAGACCCCATTGAGGGTCTGGGCCATGGTTGAGGACCATCCCCCAAGTGGTGCCTGGGACCCAGCATTACTTTCATGCCTCCATAACCCCAAGGAATCCAGTTCGGAGTGATCCATTCGGGGCTTGGTGGCCTTTGGGGGCCCATTATTTTCTATGATAGTGGAAGAGCTTCTTTTGCGTCTAGATTTACTGGTGTGGTTGACCTGCAAGTGCATAGCCATCAGCTCTGCAGAAGATGTACGGAAAGAGCAGAACAAACACTGGCTCAGTTTCACCCCTGATGAGCTATCACCACCATCAACAACTCCTCCTTCCCCAACACTCATGACACCATCTTCTTCCATTTCTCCAAGGCCAGGCGAGGGACGACGGGAGAGATCCAAGGGTTCAAACCCTCCACCTTGAGTTGAAGGTGCAGGCCCTTCCTTGTCACTTGAGGGTTGGACCATTCGGCTCGTAGTAAGGGGCTTACGCCGAGACACTTTAGGGGCCTTTGGTGGGGGAGACTCTCTAATCCAGCCACCTTCCATTCCTCCCTGGTAAAGAGCTCCCATCACCCCAGACAGATACCTGTATTGGGTCTCCAAGTCAACATCCCTTAGTGCAGCCAAGGCCTTTTGATGCTCGCGTTGGTCTGGAAGCCCCAGGAGCCAGGACTGTTGACTTGGCCGAGACGAGGCCTGGTCTGCTGGACCTCGGTTGAGTGGACCGTGGTTTATTTGGGATCGGCGCTGCTTGACCAACCCAGGGGTTCCAGAGGTCAAACTGTTGATGGTGGAGGTTAGGCCGGTGGAGGAGTTGGATGAGGCTGACAGGGCATTGCGTTGCTCCCTGTGGTGCCGCTGGAGATGGTACTTCAGCGAGCCTGATTGGGTTCCCGCATAGTCACAGTGCGGACACTTGTAGGGTCTCTCCCCTGGAAAAAATAGGATTGAGAAAACTACCATTAGAAATGGACACAAGTAGCAATTATCAGGCAAATTTACCAATTGGTTAAAAACTGCCTTTTGAAGAATTTATATCCAGTCTAAAACATTTGTTAGAACATAGCAATAACTAGTATTTAAAAAGCTGTATTTTGCAAATTGATACATTGTCATTGAAGTGGTCTTGAGTGAGAGATGTAGTTACACATTTCATAGGGAGATGGCAGTATTCCATCACTGAACAACAATTAGACTACtgggaaaaggaggagggggcATCATGCTGGAGGCAAATCAACACCAGAATGTACACTGCATTAGAAAAGCATAAATTATCTTATTCACAGGAACAAAAAGCAGAAGAATGAAGATTTATTGAGTGTAGATGTGGCTGTGTGAACAGTTGGATTTTGTTTCTGGAGTAAATTACAATGATGGTATGAAAGTCCTGATTGTATTTCAAGGGGACAGTAATATCAAGAgagtattattataatttaatgcCTTCACTTAAATTACTGACCATGTGGTAATCACTTGATGGCAATGAGTTGCAGTAGTGTGTGAGGAAAAAGTGCTGTATGATTTTGTGAATAATACAAGTGTGCTGTGATGGATCCTGCCAAGTGTAGATGAGCACCCATGATGGAAGTACTAAATAGGTTtcatttaatgcatttttgGGCACTGTCTCACTGAAAAGATTTGGATGAGGCCCATTTTGCAATAGCTGGAGATTGAAAATAGGAGTGAGTTCGTAGTTTTGATCAAATACATCAAGCAAAagcaaataataaaagacaatgACTCATGCTAATGAAGAAATATGAGTATGGATCGTTAATTTACAAGTGTGAGTAAGTGCTCAAGAGAGTCACCATTTTTCTTTATAGTCCTaatcactttcacaaaatgatCAGATAGTAATGCTACGTTTAGTTTTCTAAAATCTTGGGCATGCCCGGTTGAAAATTGGTCTCCCCTGCAGTCAGAATAATTTAGAAATTATCTCAGGTGAATTTAATTGGAACAGTTACAGATTGTCTTGCTTGAAAGACCAGGTCAGGGGATGTGAATCCCAGAAAGGATTATGTGTTATTATGGAGAAATCTGTGAGCATATATGCTGAACTGCCAAACTGTATTCACTTCTTGCTCCAATCAGacctttttctctttcagtgCTGAAGTtactataaaaatgaaaaaaaaacagaagtgagCCTTTACAGGGATTTTACCGGTTTTATTCCCTGAGGGACTcgatatatatttaaaaaaaaaaaataataataataatgttaatatacCCTCAAGCAGGGCACTTAAGCAGGAGTTGCTCCACTGGAGCTGCTCAATTGGCAGCAGTGGAGGGCTATGATTAGCTCTGGCCATCTCTCTAAGgtgatgtgtaaaaaaaaaaaagaaaaaagaaaaccgtTCCGGGGATTTGTAAAGGTTGAAAAAAAGTCCATGTGGCTTGTTAAACTCACAACagtttctcacctgtgtgaactCTTAGGTGCACTTTAAGGTGGTGTGACGAGCGGAAGGCTTTACCACAGTAGGGGCAGTCTTTTATCCCTCTACCACGCACTCGCTCCCTGATGGGAACTGAAGGTATCGAGGAGACTGCCGTCAAGCCATTTTCTCCTGCGAGTGGAgttagaaaaaaatgtaaagataATAGCTGGTGTTAAGGGCCCCTTTGAGAGCTTATATTTACAACAGAGAagcaatataaaataatatactcTGGTGAGAATAGCACCTTGAGTTGTgtgcaaataaacacaactcAACAGACCAAATAGGAAAAGTAGATGTGATTTGTACCTTTGAAGCTTGAGATGACAGAGTGAAACCCTGTGGCTGCACTTGGTTGTTGTGATCCACCACCATGTAGTTTTGATTCCTGTCTCACTTCTCCGGCATGTTGGGATCCACTACTGTGTAGCTGAGACTCCTGTCTtgcttcactgctgcctcctcttcctAGCCCCGCTCCTCTTCTACTACTGCTTCCCTCCTCCTCACCGCCTGCTCCTTTCTGGGGTCTTTGAGCGTGGACCCGAGCATGAACGACAACCTGCTGGAAACTGCGAAAAAGCTTCCCACAGTCTGGGCATTCCCAtggtcctcctgctgctccagacTGCTCTCTTGACTCCAGGCCTGCAAGGTACGCTCTGACTTGGTCAGACTCGGTGATCACTGAGCTCCGACCCTGGCCTCGCTGGccttgctgttgctgttgctgctgctgctgctgttgctgctgctgttgctgctgctgctgctgctgctgagcaaCTGCAAGGCTGCGAGCCACCAGTTGCCACCATGTTGCCTGTTCCCCTCCTTCAGATACTGATGCTGTAGCGTCGCTTGAGCTTCGAGCTGCTCCCCCTCGTCTTCCTGGGTCGCCTCCTCCTGGGCCACCAAGCCCACCACCACCATTTCCCATCTCTGCCACCTGAGCCACTGCTTGAAGTCTCTCCATGCAGCTGGCCCCACTGCCATCACTGGGAAGCCCAAGGTAGCCTAAGATGGCTGACTTACTTGAGCCCATCTCTAGTCTGCCTCCACTGCTCCTGTCTGACCTCCCCCCTCTGCCACCTCCTCGCTGAGCCATAAGGAGACTAGAGTAGAGGGCATTGAGGGAGTGATTACTTCCAGAGCCTTTGGCCTGCTGCTCAGCAGTCCCTGGTCCCCCAAGAATTCCCAGCCCAGCTTTGAGCCCAAGCTTGTTGAGATGTACTTTCATGTGATTTTTGAGGAACCAAGGCTCCTTGAAGCCACGGCCACATACCTTGCACTTGTGGTCCAGGGAGTCTTTGTGCTTTCGCATATGTCCCTTGAGGAACCAAGACTGGGTAAACCGCTGTCCACAGGTATCACAGCGAAATGCTGGCAGTGAAGAGGATGCAGCCGCTGTGGCAGCTGACGTCACCTGTGGGGTGCTTGGGGTTGGGGCTGGAGTGTGAGATGGGGTGGGAACAGGAGTGTCGGGGGTTGCGATAATGGGCCTCGAATTGAAAGCCAGTGGCAGAGCAGGTACCTCGGGAGAAGGGTGGCACTCTTGCAAATGGGATGCCAGGCTCTCTTCTTGACTGGCAGAGAAAGGACAAAGAGTGCATTTATACGGGTTATGGAGAATGCGGACATGGCGTGCCAACTCTGAGGCTGTGCGGAATTTGCCTTTGCAGGCATGACAGCGAAATGTCGTTGCTGTGGGCGTAGATGCACCCTCCCCTATGGTAGAATAGGGAGAGGTCACAGAGACAGGATCCTCTGTAAGTGGAGGGGTCAGTGGTGTGCTATCATCCAGTAAAAAGTTTGGGTTGTTGTCTGTCTGTAGACCTTCGTCAAAACCTTTGACCCCGCCATCaacatcctcttcctctgtgaGATGCTGGATGAGTGTCCCTGGCAGTAAACGCTGGTTTGTGTGACTTCTGTGATTCTGTATTATGTCTTTGTGGTTCTGTTGGACCTTGAGGTGCTGCTTTAGCGGCGCTGAGGGAAGTCCAGACCGGTAGAGGGCTGTAGCCCTGCGGTCTCTGTCAAGACTATGAGCGCGGGCATGAAGAGACAAAATACTTTggaatctaaatctcttcccaCACACGTGACAGGGAAACCTGAGTGCAGGCCCTGATGAGGCCCCTCCCACTCCAGGTATTGCCCTGGTAACAGTATCCTTCTGGAAAAGCTGGAGATCTAGCTCTTCGCTGGAGTTTCCACTCTGTCCAGAGGACAGGGCCAGCTCCAGGGCTCCAAACCCAAGGAGTGGTGCTGATGGAGTAGCCGGAGGAGAGGTATCCAAACAAGGGCTGCATCCAGCTTCTTGTCCACCACTTCCTGGAAACAGAGCCACCGCTGGGGTCGGGGATGGTGGAACTCCATCCAGCCCTTCCTCATCGTCCTCTTCGTCAATAATGTGGTGATTAATAATGTTGTCGTTCTCgtggagaggggagggagagagggggaaataGGGCGTGGTGTCCGGGCTCTGAGGAGAAGGTTCGGGGCTGTGAACAGCCAGGAGAATGGGGCTGTCGGGTAGAGAGAGCTGCGTGTGGGGGGACGACGCCTGGGGGCTGTGGTCTAGGGAGGGCAGTGTTGGGGGAGACTGGGGCTGCTCACAGGAAAGCGACAACACACATTCTGGTGGAGAATCCATCCTCTGTAGGTGCAAAACACAGACAAGGGACATACGTTTAGCGAAGTTACAGTGTTGGAAAACCAGACGATCTATTACATATTGACAGATCCAAAAATAGCTGAAAAAAGAGACAATCGTGTTGAATTATTCATACACCTGCAAGAATGTGTGCGTGTATATGCAAACAGTGAAGAATTACCTTCACTGTGTGTGATATTATGCCATTCTTTGTTGTCTCGGCTGATGGGGGACACACTTCTGCTGCGGCCTCCTTTGATTTTCTAgggacaaaaaataaagaaaaacaaatgaatgcaaGACTGAACTTAAATATGAGGTGCATTAAAGTGGCTGCTATTTAACTAAACACATGAGTTACATAAGcaatatcagtgtcagtgtagGCGTAAATGCCTTTGCAATATTTAGTGATGAACCACAGGTGTGGGATTTTGAGGATTTAAAAGGCAGTTTCACATCAAGAGTCTTCATCATAAATGCAGAGAATCAAATACGCTCTAATTATCACCgtggatgttttttcttttttttaaaaatgtaagtaaaaaagCAAATCTGAAGGTATGAATGCTACATTTCTACATACAGTAGGTTGTAGATGATGTGCACACACTTCACAGTGTAACAGGTGCACACCTGTTTATGTGTTCACACAGCACTCCAGCATAATGTTACCACCATATGGGGCGATTATTGCGAGTGTGAACACGCATATCAGCgtctgtctgtgcgtgtgtgcgtttaGGAGTTAAGGGCACCACCACCACAGGACATGGACTGTCCCAAACAGGATGGGTGCGCAATGTTTTGACTTCCCCTCACGCCCTTCCTGTGCACTCACACAGtagcagcattttctttttgcgTATATCTGGATTGTAACGACACAGACGGTCACATACAGGCATTATTTCTTTAATCTGCTCCCTGGGTGTGGTGGCTCTGACCTTATGCAGTGCTTAGTCACGGTAACTTGTTTTAAGGAATATACAAAtaactgcttcttcttcttcttcttcttctcttttctgtaCAGCAACCCAACGCATAACAACAGTCAgcaaaaaatgtaatgtgtgaTATACAGCCAACTAAGCACACAGGCATTTTTGGgcaaacacgcgcacacacccTGAATATTCTGAGAGCACAGCAGTTTGTATCAGTTAGACTGGATTTAGGCACATGGGGCTGGGTccgtctgcttttttttctttttttgaggaGTTGAAACGAAAACAAAAGGTCATCAGTCATTGTGGCAAAACAATGGAACATCTGTGTTCGCAGGTGTGTCGCCCACATTTGTGTTTTCGCACGGTGGCACGGTCACTTAAGTGTTTATATGATCTGTta
The nucleotide sequence above comes from Solea senegalensis isolate Sse05_10M linkage group LG3, IFAPA_SoseM_1, whole genome shotgun sequence. Encoded proteins:
- the znf219 gene encoding zinc finger protein 219 isoform X2, whose translation is MDSPPECVLSLSCEQPQSPPTLPSLDHSPQASSPHTQLSLPDSPILLAVHSPEPSPQSPDTTPYFPLSPSPLHENDNIINHHIIDEEDDEEGLDGVPPSPTPAVALFPGSGGQEAGCSPCLDTSPPATPSAPLLGFGALELALSSGQSGNSSEELDLQLFQKDTVTRAIPGVGGASSGPALRFPCHVCGKRFRFQSILSLHARAHSLDRDRRATALYRSGLPSAPLKQHLKVQQNHKDIIQNHRSHTNQRLLPGTLIQHLTEEEDVDGGVKGFDEGLQTDNNPNFLLDDSTPLTPPLTEDPVSVTSPYSTIGEGASTPTATTFRCHACKGKFRTASELARHVRILHNPYKCTLCPFSASQEESLASHLQECHPSPEVPALPLAFNSRPIIATPDTPVPTPSHTPAPTPSTPQVTSAATAAASSSLPAFRCDTCGQRFTQSWFLKGHMRKHKDSLDHKCKVCGRGFKEPWFLKNHMKVHLNKLGLKAGLGILGGPGTAEQQAKGSGSNHSLNALYSSLLMAQRGGGRGGRSDRSSGGRLEMGSSKSAILGYLGLPSDGSGASCMERLQAVAQVAEMGNGGGGLGGPGGGDPGRRGGAARSSSDATASVSEGGEQATWWQLVARSLAVAQQQQQQQQQQQQQQQQQQQQQQGQRGQGRSSVITESDQVRAYLAGLESREQSGAAGGPWECPDCGKLFRSFQQVVVHARVHAQRPQKGAGGEEEGSSSRRGAGLGRGGSSEARQESQLHSSGSQHAGEVRQESKLHGGGSQQPSAATGFHSVISSFKGERPYKCPHCDYAGTQSGSLKYHLQRHHREQRNALSASSNSSTGLTSTINSLTSGTPGLVKQRRSQINHGPLNRGPADQASSRPSQQSWLLGLPDQREHQKALAALRDVDLETQYRYLSGVMGALYQGGMEGGWIRESPPPKAPKVSRRKPLTTSRMVQPSSDKEGPAPSTQGGGFEPLDLSRRPSPGLGEMEEDGVMSVGEGGVVDGGDSSSGVKLSQCLFCSFRTSSAELMAMHLQVNHTSKSRRKRSSSTIIENNGPPKATKPRMDHSELDSLGLWRHESNAGSQAPLGGWSSTMAQTLNGVSEDKTEHLDHSLDLPDYNMASASKNVMDSLGLNEKLEDEDEEEEEEDEEDQEEELEEHLENSSLEDSQDQDLRMSLALSPILSSNHMMEEEERI
- the znf219 gene encoding zinc finger protein 219 isoform X1, which produces MDSPPECVLSLSCEQPQSPPTLPSLDHSPQASSPHTQLSLPDSPILLAVHSPEPSPQSPDTTPYFPLSPSPLHENDNIINHHIIDEEDDEEGLDGVPPSPTPAVALFPGSGGQEAGCSPCLDTSPPATPSAPLLGFGALELALSSGQSGNSSEELDLQLFQKDTVTRAIPGVGGASSGPALRFPCHVCGKRFRFQSILSLHARAHSLDRDRRATALYRSGLPSAPLKQHLKVQQNHKDIIQNHRSHTNQRLLPGTLIQHLTEEEDVDGGVKGFDEGLQTDNNPNFLLDDSTPLTPPLTEDPVSVTSPYSTIGEGASTPTATTFRCHACKGKFRTASELARHVRILHNPYKCTLCPFSASQEESLASHLQECHPSPEVPALPLAFNSRPIIATPDTPVPTPSHTPAPTPSTPQVTSAATAAASSSLPAFRCDTCGQRFTQSWFLKGHMRKHKDSLDHKCKVCGRGFKEPWFLKNHMKVHLNKLGLKAGLGILGGPGTAEQQAKGSGSNHSLNALYSSLLMAQRGGGRGGRSDRSSGGRLEMGSSKSAILGYLGLPSDGSGASCMERLQAVAQVAEMGNGGGGLGGPGGGDPGRRGGAARSSSDATASVSEGGEQATWWQLVARSLAVAQQQQQQQQQQQQQQQQQQQQQQGQRGQGRSSVITESDQVRAYLAGLESREQSGAAGGPWECPDCGKLFRSFQQVVVHARVHAQRPQKGAGGEEEGSSSRRGAGLGRGGSSEARQESQLHSSGSQHAGEVRQESKLHGGGSQQPSAATGFHSVISSFKGENGLTAVSSIPSVPIRERVRGRGIKDCPYCGKAFRSSHHLKVHLRVHTGERPYKCPHCDYAGTQSGSLKYHLQRHHREQRNALSASSNSSTGLTSTINSLTSGTPGLVKQRRSQINHGPLNRGPADQASSRPSQQSWLLGLPDQREHQKALAALRDVDLETQYRYLSGVMGALYQGGMEGGWIRESPPPKAPKVSRRKPLTTSRMVQPSSDKEGPAPSTQGGGFEPLDLSRRPSPGLGEMEEDGVMSVGEGGVVDGGDSSSGVKLSQCLFCSFRTSSAELMAMHLQVNHTSKSRRKRSSSTIIENNGPPKATKPRMDHSELDSLGLWRHESNAGSQAPLGGWSSTMAQTLNGVSEDKTEHLDHSLDLPDYNMASASKNVMDSLGLNEKLEDEDEEEEEEDEEDQEEELEEHLENSSLEDSQDQDLRMSLALSPILSSNHMMEEEERI